In the genome of Paenibacillus sp. GP183, the window ACTCCGGCGATCTCCTCCGACACTTGGGCAAGCCTATTGGAGTTGTTGCTCTTGGGATCACCTACCACAATAACCAGATCCGCTTCCTTCGCTTGCTCCGCAACAGCTTCCTGTCTTACTTGGGTAGCAAGGCAAATTTCATTGTGGATTTCCGCTTGGGGGAATCTCTCAAGCAATCTATTCATGATATGCTTGATATCCCACTGGCTCATCGTCGTTTGATTTGTAATAATTATACGTTTAGCCGGAAGCTTCAGAACATCAGCTTCTTCAAGATTTTCGATCAGATGGACTTGGCTTGGAGCAACACCCATCGCGCCTTCCGGCTCGGGATGTCCCTTTTTGCCTATATAAATAATCTCGTAGCCCTCAGCCGCTTTTTCACGAATCAGAACATGTGTCTTAGTGACATCCGGGCAAGTCGCATCGACAACTGTAAGGCCCTTTTCCCGCGCTCTGCGCCGCACTTCTGGAGACACGCCATGAGCGGTCAGAATAATCGTTCCGTGTTCAATTTGTTCCAGAATCTCCAGACGATTCTCTCCATCCAGTGTAATAATACCTTCTTCTTCTTTAAAAAACTCTGTAACATGCGAGTTATGCACAATCATTCCCAATATATAAATAGGCCGCGGCAAATTGAGATTTTTTGCAGTTTGCATGGCCAGGGCCATTGCGTCCACAACCCCGTAGCAATAGCCTCTCGGTGATATTTTAACGACTTCCATCATGTCCACCTGCCTTGAATCCGTATATGACTTTGACAACCTTCTACAATTATAGCTTATTGCAGAGATGGTGAAAAGGAGGCGGGAAACCAGATGATGAAGGTACTGCCTTTTTCCTTGCTTGTGGTGACTTCAATCGATCCTTTATGCTCGTCAATAATCCATTTGGCAATCGATAATCCAAGCCCTGTTCCCGAGGTTTCCCCGCGGGATGGATCCGCACGATAGAATCGTTCGAAGATCAGTGGAATCTCTTCTTTGTCCATGCCTATTCCCGTATCTGTTACGCGTATCCCCACTTGTTCCCGAGAGCGGAGCGCATCCAGCTTCACCACGCCATGAGGGGTATATTTGAACGCATTTTCTATGAAAATAAACAACAACTGCTGGATATAGTCCCGATTTCCCAAAATGATTGCGCCTTCCAGCACATCGAGGTCGCCCACTTCCCAATCCGCGGCACGAGGCAGAAATTGAGCCCTGCGTATCACCTCCTCGACCAACGGAACCAGCTCCTGCGGACTCTTCTCCATTTGAAACCCTGCGTCCGCTCTTGCCAAGGCAAGCAGATTATTAACAAGGCGGCTCATGCGCTGGGCCTCTCCGGCAATATCCTGCATAGCTTCCAGTGAAATTTCCATTTTTTCCGGATTGGCCAACTGTTCGCTCCCCGAAGGCTGTTTCCACATTTTTTCGAGCAAATCAACATTGCCTCTAATCGTGGTAAGTGGAGTCCTCAGCTCGTGAGACGCATCAGATACGAATCTGCGCTGCGCCCGATAAGCTTCATTCAGCTCGGAATAAATCACCTGCATGCGAGCCAGCATTCCGTTAATCGTGTCGGTCAATCTGCCGATTTCATCATTAGGTCCGTTGTATTCGATTCGCCGCTCGAGG includes:
- a CDS encoding 4-hydroxy-3-methylbut-2-enyl diphosphate reductase, coding for MEVVKISPRGYCYGVVDAMALAMQTAKNLNLPRPIYILGMIVHNSHVTEFFKEEEGIITLDGENRLEILEQIEHGTIILTAHGVSPEVRRRAREKGLTVVDATCPDVTKTHVLIREKAAEGYEIIYIGKKGHPEPEGAMGVAPSQVHLIENLEEADVLKLPAKRIIITNQTTMSQWDIKHIMNRLLERFPQAEIHNEICLATQVRQEAVAEQAKEADLVIVVGDPKSNNSNRLAQVSEEIAGVKSYRIADVTELDRRWLESVRKVGVTSGASTPTPITKEVISYLESYDPKDETTWEQKRTINMKRLIPAVRTKASI
- a CDS encoding sensor histidine kinase, which produces MSLRLRLTMWYSGILAVTLMLFGISLYFFLNYYVYNDLENSLKQNAETTYSRIQSHPTMTLKGSLVFDLELENRDLNATNTYLQLYNFQMKSLKRSAVLDYYNFNLPIDQNTIDMLKKKKAFFVKTNVSGQDLLIYHMGLYDPNNSNQLLGVLQAAIPIGTFEKFFNALQYTLAFLALLTILIAASFGWFMARKALMPIDQVIAAANQIEKGDDLERRIEYNGPNDEIGRLTDTINGMLARMQVIYSELNEAYRAQRRFVSDASHELRTPLTTIRGNVDLLEKMWKQPSGSEQLANPEKMEISLEAMQDIAGEAQRMSRLVNNLLALARADAGFQMEKSPQELVPLVEEVIRRAQFLPRAADWEVGDLDVLEGAIILGNRDYIQQLLFIFIENAFKYTPHGVVKLDALRSREQVGIRVTDTGIGMDKEEIPLIFERFYRADPSRGETSGTGLGLSIAKWIIDEHKGSIEVTTSKEKGSTFIIWFPASFSPSLQ